In Sphingomonas crocodyli, a genomic segment contains:
- a CDS encoding hydantoinase/oxoprolinase family protein — MGFRVGVDVGGSFTDFAILDESDQSVRTLKVLSRPDEPGAEVIKGLTTIEAEYGISPSDISYFTHGTTVGVNTVIQRNGIKLALFATRNFEDVLELARLKIPQIHNLLSKRPEPLISRDRVFSIDERMGPDGHPLLAVDRGSVEQALAAARAAGCEGAVVSLLHSYRNPAHEAEVKAIAAELVPDFPIFPTAEIWPIIREYERTITATISGYVQPKVEHYLTRFEQALEGLGVVPKPRITRSNGGVMSVAQAKTQCVQMILSGTASGVIGASYLAKTCGFPAVMSFDVGGTSADVAVIVDGQPQYGVGELIGDFQIHVPTVSVSSIGQGGGSIAWLDELGILKVGPDSAGSRPGPACFGRGGERPTLTDAFAATGFVGHSDLGYNAISVDRSLAEKAIDTVARPLGLSVQEAAEQIIRVAVSGMYTDTSGLVSRFGVDPRDFYFLAFGGAGPMTACFLARELNMKGVIVPPTPGVLSALGGLIADLRSDFIKTLYEDLEAGIEDSLRAAYDDLRTRAIGWLRDDQGYEDAPVISCSADMRYRGQSFEIETPIEATWIEAGDLEAIASAFHDRHQQLFDHQDRTAPVQLISLKLVISGATPKPTFPEQEKRTGQAPVARHVPVFLGGSEVQVPLYNRTDLFYGAAFTGPAIVAQADCTTCIPGGFDIEVDRFGNLIIASKS; from the coding sequence ATGGGCTTTCGAGTAGGTGTGGACGTTGGTGGATCGTTCACGGACTTCGCCATTTTGGATGAGAGCGACCAGTCGGTGAGGACGTTGAAAGTGCTTTCGCGCCCCGATGAGCCGGGGGCCGAGGTGATCAAGGGGCTGACGACGATCGAGGCCGAATATGGGATCAGCCCTTCTGATATCTCATATTTCACTCATGGGACCACAGTCGGCGTCAACACCGTTATTCAGCGCAACGGCATCAAGCTGGCGCTGTTCGCCACTCGAAACTTTGAGGATGTGCTTGAGCTTGCGCGTCTTAAAATTCCGCAGATCCACAACCTATTGTCGAAGCGGCCCGAGCCGCTGATCTCACGTGACAGGGTATTTTCAATCGACGAGCGTATGGGCCCCGATGGGCACCCCTTGCTCGCGGTTGATCGAGGAAGTGTCGAGCAGGCGCTTGCAGCCGCGCGCGCAGCAGGCTGCGAAGGGGCGGTCGTTTCACTGCTCCACTCCTACCGCAATCCCGCACACGAAGCAGAGGTGAAGGCGATCGCTGCTGAGCTTGTGCCAGATTTCCCGATTTTCCCGACGGCTGAGATCTGGCCGATCATTCGTGAATATGAGCGGACGATCACCGCCACCATCAGTGGATATGTTCAGCCCAAGGTCGAACATTATCTAACGCGGTTCGAGCAGGCGCTCGAAGGTCTTGGGGTCGTTCCCAAGCCGCGCATCACGCGTTCTAATGGCGGAGTGATGAGCGTAGCTCAGGCCAAGACCCAATGTGTCCAGATGATCCTGTCCGGCACAGCCTCGGGTGTCATCGGCGCCAGCTATCTCGCAAAGACATGCGGTTTTCCTGCCGTGATGAGCTTCGACGTTGGTGGGACCAGCGCTGACGTCGCAGTGATCGTCGATGGTCAGCCGCAATATGGCGTGGGAGAGTTGATCGGCGATTTCCAGATCCACGTGCCCACCGTTTCGGTCAGTTCCATTGGCCAGGGTGGGGGCTCGATTGCTTGGCTCGATGAGCTTGGCATTCTCAAAGTCGGCCCCGACAGCGCGGGATCGCGACCTGGTCCTGCTTGCTTTGGGCGGGGCGGCGAGCGTCCTACTCTTACGGATGCTTTTGCAGCGACCGGTTTCGTTGGCCATTCTGACCTTGGCTATAATGCGATCAGTGTCGACCGATCGCTTGCCGAGAAGGCGATCGACACAGTGGCCCGCCCCCTGGGGCTTTCGGTGCAGGAGGCTGCCGAGCAGATCATCCGCGTCGCAGTGTCCGGCATGTACACCGATACAAGCGGGCTTGTGTCCCGCTTTGGCGTAGATCCGCGGGACTTCTATTTTCTTGCCTTCGGTGGCGCAGGACCAATGACGGCCTGCTTCCTCGCGCGCGAACTCAATATGAAGGGCGTGATTGTGCCACCCACGCCTGGCGTGCTCAGCGCCCTGGGCGGATTGATCGCGGACCTTCGCAGCGATTTCATCAAGACGCTCTATGAGGATCTTGAGGCTGGCATCGAAGACTCCCTTCGCGCAGCTTATGATGATCTGCGGACCCGAGCGATTGGATGGTTGCGCGATGATCAGGGCTATGAAGATGCGCCTGTCATCAGCTGCTCGGCGGACATGCGCTATCGTGGCCAGTCATTCGAGATTGAGACGCCCATTGAGGCGACTTGGATTGAGGCAGGTGATCTCGAGGCGATCGCCAGTGCTTTCCACGATCGTCATCAGCAGCTGTTCGATCACCAAGACCGCACAGCGCCGGTGCAGCTCATCAGCCTGAAGCTCGTCATTTCGGGAGCGACGCCTAAGCCGACCTTCCCAGAGCAGGAGAAAAGGACCGGGCAAGCGCCTGTTGCGCGACACGTGCCTGTTTTCCTGGGTGGCTCAGAGGTCCAGGTGCCGCTCTATAATCGCACAGACCTTTTCTATGGCGCGGCTTTTACCGGCCCTGCAATCGTCGCTCAAGCGGACTGCACCACCTGCATTCCGGGCGGTTTCGACATCGAAGTCGACCGCTTCGGCAACCTTATCATCGCGTCGAAGTCGTAG
- a CDS encoding hydantoinase B/oxoprolinase family protein: protein MAISGQNLQILMNHCAAAADAMAFTLLRTAHSTFIKETEDFSCTILSADGHAIASPHSFGAPWYSGIDYSPMLDLIPSYKPGDICISNDPYSGHVATHTPDIHIWKPVFYKGELACFVAGHIHNTDVGGAVPASLSRSLSEIVQEGLRIPPVKIVSAGLLNEELAALMQRNVRAPDQNWGDFKAQLASVNIGERKMVEIIDRFGLDDFRTGTAAILDYAHAQARRVIQTIPNGEYFFSDYADDDGASENPCRIALTLRVEDDAVEFDYTGSDPQLSSSLNMPTGGLERHPLALVGLTFVLSTLSPGILLNAGTLRAARAILPQGTVVNCEPPAAVGMRSLTCTVMQSAAFGAFAQALPELLPAAAAGGIAIVNVKTFDRHSMPVMASLGPVGGGGGGMPAGDGAEGCGGYTAFLRNTPVEIIEVEVPVRMKRYGLWPDTGGPGRYRGGLASVMEFEVTSPNTVVTSRSRDRSLFSAWGLAGGQAGTTALFLKNPGTGKERSLGNIDFVNCEPGDVIRMIGPGAGGYGDPLTRDPALVVRDVQCGFVSAENAKIQYGVILSDNGFDPVATEAHRANLVSTRANGFFDLGAFRDRFETTWTTERYGLLTELLSSVPTLWRQFLKDQVFTAVAEGRFAENGTARQMRALKDDLIERYPFIVKAA from the coding sequence ATGGCTATCAGCGGACAAAATCTCCAAATCCTGATGAACCATTGTGCTGCAGCAGCGGATGCGATGGCATTCACCTTGCTTCGGACAGCCCACTCCACCTTCATCAAAGAAACCGAGGATTTCTCCTGCACAATCCTGTCGGCTGATGGCCACGCAATTGCGTCGCCGCACAGCTTTGGTGCGCCATGGTATAGCGGTATCGATTACAGCCCGATGCTCGACCTCATCCCGTCCTACAAGCCGGGTGATATCTGCATCTCGAACGATCCCTATAGTGGACATGTCGCAACGCACACGCCGGACATCCACATTTGGAAACCGGTTTTCTACAAGGGCGAGCTTGCCTGCTTTGTTGCGGGCCATATCCATAACACAGACGTCGGCGGGGCCGTACCTGCATCCCTGTCCCGTTCGCTGAGCGAAATTGTCCAGGAGGGACTTCGGATCCCGCCCGTTAAGATCGTGTCAGCCGGTCTTCTCAACGAAGAGCTGGCGGCTCTGATGCAGCGGAACGTCCGCGCACCCGATCAGAATTGGGGGGACTTCAAGGCTCAGCTCGCCTCGGTCAATATCGGTGAGCGCAAGATGGTCGAAATCATCGACCGCTTTGGCCTGGATGATTTCCGCACCGGAACAGCTGCGATCCTGGACTATGCCCACGCGCAGGCGCGGCGGGTGATCCAGACCATCCCGAACGGCGAATATTTCTTCAGTGACTATGCCGACGATGATGGCGCGAGCGAAAATCCATGCCGCATTGCGCTAACTTTGCGCGTCGAAGATGATGCGGTTGAGTTCGATTATACCGGTAGCGACCCGCAGCTCTCCTCGTCGCTGAACATGCCCACGGGCGGCTTGGAGCGTCACCCTCTGGCGCTCGTCGGGCTGACCTTCGTGCTGTCCACGTTGAGCCCCGGCATTTTGCTGAACGCCGGGACGCTACGCGCGGCTCGCGCGATCTTGCCCCAGGGCACGGTCGTCAATTGTGAGCCGCCTGCTGCGGTAGGTATGCGATCGCTGACCTGCACAGTGATGCAAAGCGCAGCATTTGGAGCCTTCGCGCAAGCGCTTCCAGAACTCCTGCCGGCCGCAGCCGCAGGGGGGATTGCCATCGTCAACGTGAAGACGTTTGACCGGCACAGCATGCCGGTCATGGCATCGCTCGGCCCCGTTGGCGGCGGTGGTGGCGGTATGCCGGCTGGCGACGGCGCTGAAGGCTGTGGAGGTTATACGGCCTTTTTGCGCAATACGCCCGTCGAGATCATCGAGGTCGAAGTGCCAGTCCGCATGAAGCGTTATGGGCTGTGGCCGGATACGGGCGGCCCTGGTCGTTATCGCGGCGGACTAGCCTCGGTCATGGAGTTCGAGGTCACATCCCCCAACACCGTTGTCACCTCGCGTAGCCGCGATCGATCTTTGTTTTCGGCCTGGGGGCTGGCCGGCGGTCAAGCTGGCACGACCGCGCTCTTCCTAAAAAACCCGGGCACCGGAAAAGAGCGAAGCCTGGGCAATATCGATTTCGTCAATTGTGAGCCGGGTGACGTCATTCGCATGATTGGCCCCGGGGCGGGTGGTTATGGCGATCCTCTGACCCGAGATCCCGCATTGGTCGTTCGCGACGTGCAGTGCGGGTTTGTGTCGGCTGAAAATGCCAAAATCCAATATGGCGTGATCTTGAGCGACAATGGGTTCGATCCGGTCGCGACTGAGGCTCATCGAGCCAATTTGGTCTCTACGCGAGCCAATGGATTCTTCGACCTTGGCGCCTTCCGAGACAGGTTCGAGACGACGTGGACCACAGAGCGTTATGGGCTGCTGACCGAGCTTCTGTCGTCGGTCCCGACCTTATGGCGCCAATTCCTCAAAGATCAGGTTTTCACGGCCGTCGCCGAAGGGCGCTTCGCCGAGAACGGCACTGCAAGGCAAATGCGGGCGCTCAAGGATGATCTGATCGAGCGCTACCCCTTCATCGTCAAGGCCGCTTAG
- a CDS encoding aspartate ammonia-lyase: MQPSRAFRLEHDLLGDMPVPENAYYGIHSLRAMENFPITGTSIGTCRDLIVGLAAIKEAAAEANCELGCIDAVSKDAIVAACREIRGGALHDQFVVDPIQGGAGTSTNMNANEVIANRALEIMGFERGEYVRLHPNEHVNFGQSTNDVYPTALKLAALSAISRLLVSMANLRLAFDAKAQEFADVLKMGRTQLQDAVPMTLGQEFGTYALMLAEDEARLLEASGLIREINLGGTAIGTGIASHPRYAALVRERLSAIVDQDLITAPNLIEATQDCGAFVQLSGVLKRIAVKLSKVCNDLRLLSSGPRSGFNEINLPPRQAGSSIMPGKINPVIPEVVNQIAFEVIGNDMTITMAAEAGQLQLNAFEPIIFYSLERSLSHLTAGCETLERHCVRDITANRDLLRAQVERSIGIVTALNPHIGYQFATEVAVEAHSSGLNVYDIVLSRGLMTREHLDLVLCPAALTQPSSMLS, from the coding sequence ATCCAACCTTCGCGCGCCTTTCGTCTGGAGCACGATCTGCTCGGTGACATGCCCGTTCCCGAAAACGCCTATTACGGAATCCACTCGTTACGAGCGATGGAGAACTTTCCGATAACAGGTACGTCGATTGGAACATGTAGGGATCTGATCGTAGGCCTCGCAGCGATCAAGGAGGCCGCAGCAGAGGCGAATTGCGAGTTGGGTTGCATCGATGCGGTGAGCAAGGACGCAATCGTTGCAGCGTGCCGGGAAATCCGTGGCGGCGCATTGCATGATCAGTTTGTCGTCGATCCCATCCAAGGTGGGGCGGGCACGTCGACCAATATGAACGCCAATGAGGTTATCGCGAACCGTGCACTCGAGATTATGGGTTTCGAGCGCGGTGAATATGTCCGCCTTCATCCCAATGAGCATGTCAATTTCGGCCAGTCGACCAATGATGTTTACCCGACGGCGCTGAAGCTTGCCGCCTTGTCGGCGATTTCACGCCTGCTCGTCTCGATGGCCAATCTGCGGCTGGCCTTTGATGCCAAAGCGCAGGAGTTTGCTGACGTCCTCAAGATGGGCCGGACGCAGCTTCAAGACGCTGTCCCGATGACCTTAGGCCAGGAGTTTGGCACATACGCGTTGATGCTGGCGGAAGACGAAGCTCGCTTGCTCGAGGCTTCGGGCCTGATCCGTGAAATCAATCTCGGTGGTACCGCGATCGGAACAGGCATCGCCTCACATCCCCGCTATGCTGCGCTGGTGCGTGAGCGTTTGTCAGCGATCGTCGACCAGGATTTGATCACTGCCCCGAACTTGATCGAAGCAACGCAAGATTGCGGTGCCTTTGTCCAACTCTCGGGAGTTCTGAAGCGTATCGCGGTCAAGCTGTCGAAGGTTTGCAATGACCTCCGCCTGCTGTCGTCGGGCCCTCGATCAGGGTTCAACGAGATAAATCTGCCGCCGCGTCAGGCAGGGTCCTCGATCATGCCCGGTAAGATCAATCCAGTGATCCCCGAGGTCGTTAATCAGATCGCGTTCGAGGTGATCGGCAACGATATGACGATTACGATGGCCGCGGAAGCCGGCCAGCTTCAGCTCAACGCGTTCGAACCGATCATTTTCTACAGCCTCGAGCGGAGCCTTTCCCATTTGACCGCGGGGTGTGAAACGCTCGAACGGCATTGCGTTCGCGACATAACGGCCAATCGTGATCTTCTGAGGGCTCAGGTCGAACGATCGATCGGGATTGTCACCGCGCTCAATCCACACATCGGATATCAGTTCGCGACCGAGGTGGCTGTCGAGGCGCACAGTTCGGGGCTCAACGTTTACGACATCGTTCTAAGCCGCGGGCTTATGACGCGCGAGCATCTGGATCTTGTCCTGTGCCCAGCTGCGCTTACCCAACCGAGCAGCATGCTCAGCTAA
- a CDS encoding T6SS phospholipase effector Tle1-like catalytic domain-containing protein translates to MAGIGASRGFVTMTLVEAPMKAILTLCIAFLLSGCAVTQVGSLYGLRGQPPERPRNIFVTVDGTGNSQISRTNAARLFEFVDNYAGQQGDRTLATYYAEGVGSRGGALGLAMGYGMAADVKGAYAFLTEIYRPGDHIYLSGFSRGAYGVRILGGLIAIAGIPDLAARPVAQRTMIVDKIYDAYKTGRHKGETLHAQNERRLGAIRNILASYNIEMRGENLATEIETMALWDTVEALGTPDRTEDPTESPDHYLITTCNVRHVYHALSLDDDRAYSFTPIFANAPKMREDCHNAPPTDIQEIWFAGAHADVGGSYSPDDRVDGFLQGVSLNWMLDRLRPAKLFAADARVFEDRYGPIHDAKAYTIAYKALYRNFREPLRYHQIAHSAGRPKIHISAVERLRQLTKLDERFPQCSAQSLQASGPPLLCSAALQPYGFIPEMIAAGCLEKSPDGFDLRSGQTCVTIVCDDGSESDFRCDRRSADAVIDRRQRVAHVAARPM, encoded by the coding sequence ATGGCCGGTATCGGCGCGTCGCGTGGCTTTGTAACCATGACCTTAGTGGAGGCGCCGATGAAAGCCATTCTCACACTCTGCATCGCATTCTTGCTCAGCGGCTGCGCCGTCACTCAGGTCGGCTCACTCTATGGGCTGAGAGGGCAACCGCCGGAGCGCCCGCGCAATATCTTCGTCACCGTTGACGGGACGGGAAATAGCCAGATCTCTCGCACTAATGCGGCACGCCTTTTCGAATTCGTTGACAACTACGCTGGGCAACAGGGCGATCGCACGCTCGCAACCTATTATGCAGAAGGTGTGGGCAGTCGCGGTGGAGCGCTCGGCCTAGCAATGGGCTACGGCATGGCGGCCGATGTGAAGGGCGCCTATGCATTTCTGACCGAGATCTATCGGCCGGGCGACCATATCTACTTGAGTGGCTTTAGCCGAGGTGCTTACGGCGTCCGCATTCTGGGTGGTCTGATCGCCATAGCTGGGATCCCGGATCTCGCGGCGCGGCCAGTCGCCCAGCGCACGATGATCGTCGACAAGATCTATGACGCGTACAAAACCGGACGGCATAAGGGGGAGACCCTGCATGCTCAGAATGAACGCCGGCTTGGCGCCATTCGCAATATTCTCGCATCCTATAATATCGAGATGCGCGGCGAAAATCTCGCGACCGAAATCGAGACTATGGCGCTTTGGGATACGGTGGAGGCACTTGGAACGCCCGACCGAACCGAGGATCCAACAGAGAGCCCGGACCATTATCTGATCACGACCTGCAACGTGCGCCACGTCTATCACGCGCTCTCGCTCGATGATGATCGCGCCTATAGCTTCACACCAATCTTCGCCAATGCGCCCAAGATGCGCGAAGATTGCCACAACGCACCACCAACCGACATCCAGGAGATATGGTTTGCTGGCGCGCATGCCGACGTTGGTGGCAGCTACTCTCCCGACGATAGGGTCGACGGCTTCTTACAGGGCGTCTCGCTTAACTGGATGCTGGATCGGCTTCGGCCTGCCAAGCTGTTTGCGGCCGATGCACGCGTGTTTGAGGATCGGTATGGTCCCATCCATGACGCCAAAGCTTACACGATCGCGTATAAGGCGCTGTATCGCAATTTCCGCGAACCGCTCCGCTATCATCAGATCGCTCACAGCGCAGGGCGGCCCAAGATCCATATTTCGGCCGTCGAAAGGCTGCGACAGCTAACAAAGCTCGACGAACGCTTTCCTCAATGTTCGGCCCAATCCCTGCAGGCCAGCGGACCACCGCTCTTATGCTCCGCTGCCCTTCAACCTTACGGATTCATCCCGGAAATGATCGCTGCTGGATGTCTCGAAAAGAGCCCTGACGGCTTCGATCTGCGGTCCGGTCAAACTTGCGTGACGATTGTCTGTGATGACGGTAGCGAGAGCGACTTTAGGTGCGACAGGCGCTCGGCTGATGCGGTAATCGACAGGCGGCAGCGCGTCGCTCACGTTGCAGCAAGGCCGATGTGA
- a CDS encoding HU family DNA-binding protein, giving the protein MNNSDLADHIAAAHGLTKADAKKLVETVFAGIADAAAKGEEVSLPGFGKFKVKASPAREGRNPSTGATIQIAASKKLGFTPAKAIKDKLNG; this is encoded by the coding sequence ATGAACAATAGCGACCTCGCTGATCACATCGCGGCAGCCCACGGTCTCACCAAAGCGGATGCGAAGAAGCTGGTTGAGACGGTCTTCGCCGGCATCGCCGACGCAGCCGCCAAGGGGGAAGAGGTCTCGCTCCCGGGCTTCGGCAAGTTCAAGGTCAAAGCCAGCCCTGCACGGGAAGGTCGCAATCCTTCGACGGGCGCTACGATCCAGATCGCTGCTTCGAAGAAGCTTGGTTTCACGCCTGCCAAAGCGATCAAGGACAAGCTGAACGGTTGA
- a CDS encoding LysR substrate-binding domain-containing protein, whose translation MRRHVNLRQIEAFAAVMQNGTIARAGEMLNISQPAMSKLIANLEFDSGLILFDRVKKRLVPTEHALRLRDEVERIFAGVHQVESAITALHREGQGRLVIGVMPALSGNFVQRVTSAFLRSNENVICSVQAMNSQWVVERLVARKIDVGLINGRLDNPHVLVTTLLEHPLVCIMPKDHPLSYKTHVEPDDLNQLPFVAFEPHIFVRHLVEEMFEKHRITPSIVVSASAVLTVCEFVAAGHGVSLVHPLMVSGLENHLVARPFEPSIPFKFQLCRSADSKNTRLVDAFAAETQIIANDLSRALLTVMV comes from the coding sequence ATGCGGCGCCACGTTAATTTGAGACAAATCGAGGCTTTCGCTGCCGTCATGCAGAACGGAACAATCGCGCGAGCAGGCGAAATGCTGAATATTTCGCAGCCTGCCATGAGCAAACTCATTGCCAACCTGGAATTCGATTCCGGTCTCATCCTGTTCGATCGTGTCAAAAAACGATTGGTGCCAACAGAACATGCCCTGCGGTTACGAGACGAGGTCGAGCGGATTTTTGCCGGTGTGCATCAGGTCGAAAGTGCCATCACGGCGCTCCACCGCGAGGGGCAGGGACGTCTTGTAATTGGTGTGATGCCAGCCTTGTCAGGCAATTTCGTGCAACGTGTGACTAGCGCCTTCCTCCGGTCGAATGAAAACGTCATTTGTTCCGTGCAAGCGATGAACTCACAGTGGGTGGTCGAACGTCTTGTTGCGAGAAAGATCGACGTCGGGCTAATCAATGGCCGGCTGGATAACCCCCACGTCCTCGTCACAACGCTTCTTGAGCACCCTCTCGTATGCATCATGCCGAAGGATCACCCCCTCAGCTACAAGACGCATGTCGAGCCAGACGATCTGAATCAATTGCCGTTCGTTGCTTTCGAACCCCACATTTTTGTACGGCACCTCGTCGAAGAAATGTTCGAAAAGCATCGGATTACGCCTAGCATCGTTGTATCAGCCAGCGCGGTGCTCACGGTGTGCGAATTCGTAGCCGCGGGGCATGGCGTATCTTTGGTACATCCGTTGATGGTCAGCGGGCTTGAGAACCATTTAGTTGCCCGTCCTTTTGAACCCAGCATTCCTTTTAAATTTCAGCTTTGCCGAAGCGCCGACAGTAAGAACACAAGGCTAGTCGACGCTTTCGCGGCAGAAACACAAATCATCGCTAATGATTTATCGCGCGCGCTGTTGACTGTAATGGTATAG
- a CDS encoding (2Fe-2S)-binding protein, with protein MFRKYNSLTTVKQVTISVDGHAIKADLGEPVAAVLLRHAPHMSRTTVIGGSPRAPYCMMGACFECLAEIDGVTSTRSCMARVTEGMVVNRQAGRPDPFKDALR; from the coding sequence ATGTTCAGAAAGTACAATAGCCTGACCACAGTGAAGCAGGTGACCATTTCAGTAGATGGCCACGCTATCAAGGCGGATCTCGGCGAGCCGGTTGCTGCTGTCTTGTTGCGACATGCTCCTCACATGAGCCGTACAACGGTCATCGGCGGTTCGCCGCGGGCGCCCTATTGCATGATGGGGGCTTGCTTCGAATGCCTCGCGGAGATTGACGGCGTAACTTCGACGCGCAGCTGCATGGCCCGGGTGACGGAAGGCATGGTTGTCAATCGGCAGGCCGGCCGGCCAGATCCTTTTAAGGATGCTCTTCGTTGA
- a CDS encoding NAD(P)/FAD-dependent oxidoreductase, producing MLVVGAGPAGMSTALDLQSRGVSVTVADDQPAPGGRIFASIENRNAHSAEDREGAELVRRFRASGGTYLPNAEVWQIEKGPRVFLSHGGRTRVFEPDFLVLATGAQERPMPFQGWELPGVMTVGSAQILLKVARQIPDKPVWLAGSGPLLLLYAHQLTAAGGRVAGLLDTTPPNSMARSLRYLPGALAYGWKDICRGLRWTVETSGLPAIRHVVSLEARGGECLERVQYETSSGTTGEIDTELLLVHDGVVPALHATLAAGCEHRWNDRQSCFEPVRNRFGQSSEPKIFIAGDGATIAGARAARLSGQLVAIGILAAAEQMPGFEAIQLAKPLERALNAAARFRRFIDAAYPPVELAIQDGATVCRCEEVKAVTIRSSLEGRTHLGTDGVKIATRAGMGPCQGRQCGLSLVRLVAEAQGVERRCVAFPRIRPPLKPLTLGELADLQVSR from the coding sequence GTGCTCGTCGTCGGCGCGGGACCCGCTGGAATGTCGACTGCGCTGGATCTTCAGTCGCGCGGAGTTTCGGTGACCGTCGCGGATGACCAGCCCGCACCGGGTGGGCGGATTTTCGCCTCCATAGAAAATCGGAATGCTCATTCCGCAGAGGACCGAGAAGGTGCTGAACTTGTCCGGCGATTCCGCGCGAGCGGTGGCACTTATCTTCCGAACGCGGAGGTCTGGCAGATCGAAAAGGGGCCGCGCGTTTTCTTGAGCCATGGCGGCAGGACACGCGTGTTCGAGCCCGATTTCCTTGTGTTGGCCACGGGCGCGCAAGAGCGGCCAATGCCGTTTCAAGGCTGGGAACTGCCCGGGGTCATGACGGTCGGATCCGCCCAAATCCTATTGAAGGTGGCACGGCAAATTCCCGATAAGCCGGTATGGCTCGCAGGCAGTGGGCCGTTACTGCTTCTTTATGCGCATCAGTTGACCGCCGCCGGCGGTAGGGTTGCAGGGCTGCTGGATACGACGCCGCCCAATTCAATGGCTCGGTCGCTTCGCTATTTGCCCGGTGCATTGGCTTATGGGTGGAAGGATATTTGCCGAGGTCTGCGCTGGACGGTGGAGACATCTGGGCTTCCAGCCATAAGACATGTGGTTTCGCTCGAAGCGCGTGGCGGTGAATGCCTCGAGCGCGTGCAATACGAAACGAGCTCGGGGACTACAGGGGAAATCGATACTGAGTTGCTGTTGGTCCACGATGGGGTCGTGCCAGCATTGCATGCAACGCTGGCTGCGGGATGCGAACATCGCTGGAATGACAGGCAATCCTGTTTCGAGCCCGTCCGGAACAGATTTGGTCAAAGTTCTGAGCCGAAGATCTTCATTGCTGGCGACGGCGCGACGATCGCGGGGGCTCGGGCAGCAAGGCTTTCCGGCCAGCTCGTTGCGATAGGCATATTGGCGGCAGCAGAGCAAATGCCGGGTTTCGAGGCGATCCAATTAGCAAAGCCCCTAGAGCGAGCGCTCAACGCGGCCGCGCGCTTTAGGCGCTTCATTGATGCGGCATATCCTCCTGTCGAGTTGGCGATCCAGGACGGTGCGACCGTGTGCCGCTGCGAGGAGGTTAAAGCAGTGACGATCCGTTCGTCGCTTGAGGGCCGCACCCATCTCGGTACGGATGGCGTGAAAATCGCAACAAGGGCGGGGATGGGGCCATGCCAGGGGCGGCAATGCGGCCTCAGCCTAGTGCGGCTTGTGGCCGAAGCTCAAGGTGTAGAACGGCGATGTGTCGCGTTTCCCCGCATCCGTCCGCCCCTCAAGCCGCTGACATTGGGGGAGTTGGCTGACTTGCAGGTGTCGCGATGA